Proteins from a genomic interval of Quercus lobata isolate SW786 chromosome 11, ValleyOak3.0 Primary Assembly, whole genome shotgun sequence:
- the LOC115967576 gene encoding RNA pseudouridine synthase 4, mitochondrial gives MKTTPKFSSYLNPSSTSHPPLKPPTPPPTMVDPTFFRLINLRSPPSTTAHGGLRLCISAIHALHSHYTTSTTKEPKHYNNKNNGKWFTLLPFTPTLNAAALGKELSARSSQSKADVSTTALKWVLKCCPDLPRSLVQKLFRLRQVRRESNTMESTDVGAQVQERSLKRVAAKDSMNDGDRIFLPITVKQEVPSEKQKLYCNEEEVNFIRSLVLYQDPAIVVVNKPPGMAVQGGIGIKTSLDELAAACLSYDHSEPPRLVHRLDRDSSGILVLGRTQISATVLHSIFREKTCGAKDDIDNEERILQRKYWALVIGSPRRPKGLISAPLGKVVVDNGKSDRITIIDNPQNMSAQLAITEYQVIKSSCHGFTWLELSPLTGRKHQLRVHCAEALGTPIVGDLKYGWQAHRNLKQLPCSMKSNENPTKGKTVPFGLDLESGSISEKHPHLHLHCKQMVLPNVSEALQNVQFSSDCDLSEVESLELVAPLPSHMQRSWDILNS, from the exons ATGAAAACCACCCCCAAATTCTCCAGTTACTTAAACCCTTCTTCTACTTCTCATCCTCCACTTAAACCCCCAACTCCTCCGCCAACTATGGTGGACCCCACCTTCTTCCGCCTCATAAACCTCCGATCCCCACCCTCCACCACTGCACACGGCGGCCTTAGACTCTGCATCTCAGCCATACACGCGTTGCACTCCCACtacaccacctccaccaccaaaGAGCCAAAacattacaacaacaaaaacaacggCAAATGGTTCACTTTGCTTCCATTCACTCCAACTCTAAACGCCGCCGCTTTGGGCAAAGAACTCTCCGCTCGCAGCTCCCAATCAAAAGCCGATGTTTCAACCACAGCACTCAAATGGGTCCTTAAGTGCTGTCCAGACCTACCCAGAAGCCTTGTTCAGAAACTCTTTCGTCTCAGACAG GTACGGAGAGAATCCAATACTATGGAAAGTACTGATGTAGGTGCTCAAGTACAAGAACGTAGTCTCAAAAGG GTGGCAGCGAAGGACTCAATGAACGATGGAGATCGAATCTTTCTTCCTATTACCGTTAAACAAGAGGTTCCCTCTGAGAAACAAAAGTTGTATTGCAATGAGGAAGAAGTTAACTTTATTCGCAGTCTTGTGTTGTATCAG GATCCAGCCATTGTTGTTGTCAATAAACCTCCCGGGATGGCTGTTCAG GGTGGCATAGGCATCAAAACAAGTTTAGATGAACTCGCTGCTGCTTGTTTAAGTTATGACCACTCCGAACCTCCTCGGCTG GTTCACAGACTTGATAGAGATAGTAGTGGCATCTTGGTGTTGGGGAGGACACAAATTAGTGCGACAGTTCTACACTCCATCTTTCGTGAGAAAACTTGTGGCGCAAAAGAT GACATTGACAATGAAGAAAGAATCCTGCAAAGAAAGTATTGGGCACTTGTCATTGGGTCTCCAAGACGTCCAAAGGGATTAATTTCCGCCCCATTAGGGAAG GTGGTGGTGGACAATGGAAAATCTGATAGGATCACAATCATTGATAATCCCCAAAATATGTCAGCTCAGCTTGCAATAACAGAGTATCAAGTGATTAAATCTTCGTGTCATG GTTTCACATGGCTAGAGCTTTCTCCTCTCACTGGTAGAAAGCACCAG CTCCGAGTACATTGTGCTGAGGCATTGGGAACACCGATAGTTGGAGACCTTAAATATGGATGGCAAGCTCATAGGAATTTGAAACAATTGCCTTGTTCAATGAAATCAAATGAGAATCCTACCAAGGGGAAGACCGTTCCATTTGGCCTTGATTTGGAGAGTGGAAGTATCTCTGAGAAGCACCCTCACCTTCATCTTCATTGCAAGCAAATGGTATTGCCCAATGTGTCAGAGGCTTTACAAAATGTGCAGTTTTCTTCAGACTGTGATCTGTCTGAAGTAGAAAGCCTCGAGTTGGTTGCTCCTTTGCCTTCACATATGCAAAGAAGTTGGGACATTCTAAATTCTTGA